From Ficedula albicollis isolate OC2 chromosome 5, FicAlb1.5, whole genome shotgun sequence, one genomic window encodes:
- the POLE2 gene encoding DNA polymerase epsilon subunit 2, producing the protein PLRRRLGSAFRLRGLVLRPDALKYLTEAFQSTSEGELDDIIENVIDAVEKQPLSSNMIEQPLVEAAVQECSRAPDEAIENVFSIIGAFDIPRFIYNSERKKFLPLSMTDLPGPSLFGTARDKAELYRERYSILQQRTHRHELFTPSPVVAHPDDSKSKFQLKTVETLLGNTAKVGEVIVLGMITQLKEGKFFLEDPTGVVQLDLSKAQFHSGLYTESCFVLAEGWYEDEVFHVNAFGFPPTEPSATTRAFYGNINFFGGPSSTSVKASAKLKQLEEENEDAMFVFVSDVWLDQAEVLEKLHLMFSGYSSAPPTCFFFCGNFSSAPYGKNQIQSLKGSLKALADIICEYPSIHKSSRFVFVPGPEDPGPGSILPRPPLAENITQEFRQLVPFSVFTTNPCRIQYCTQEIIIFREDLINKMCRNCVRFPSSNMDIPNHFVKTILSQGHLTPLPLYVSPVFWAYDYSLRVYPLPDLLVTADKHDPFTVTNSDCLCINPGSFPRSGFSFKVYYPSNKTVEDSKLQGL; encoded by the exons TGTCATCCAATATGATTGAGCAGCCCCTGGTGGAAGCAGCTGTCCAGGAATGCAGCCGGGCCCCGGACGAGGCCAT agaaaatgttttcagcattATTGGAGCCTTTGACATTCCACGTTTTATTTataattcagaaagaaagaagttcCTGCC CCTGTCCATGACTGACCTGCCTGGGCCGAGTTTGTTTGGGACTGCCAGAGACAAGGCAGAGCTGTACCGGGAGCGCTACTCCATCCTCCAGCAG AGGACTCACAGACATGAGCTGTTCACTCCTTCACCAGTTGTTGCTCATCCTGATGATAGCAAAAGCAAATTCCAG CTGAAGACAGTAGAAACTCTCTTGGGCAATACAGCTAAAGTGGGAGAAGTGATTGTGCTTGGGATGATCACTCAGCTCAAGGAG GGGAAATTTTTCCTAGAAGACCCCACAGGAGTGGTCCAGCTAGACCTTAGTAAAGCA CAGTTCCACAGTGGGTTGTACACTGAATCCTGCTTTGTCCTGGCAGAAG GTTGGTATGAAGATGAAGTTTTTCATGTGAACGCTTTTGGATTTCCGCCCACTGAGCCTTCTGCTACCACGAG AGCCTTCTATGGGAATATCAACTTCTTTGGAGGGCCTTCCTCAACTTCAGTAAAGGCTTCTGCAAAGCtgaagcagctggaggaagagaatgaagatgccatgtttgtgtttgtgtctgATGTGTGGCTGGACCAAGCAGAAGTGCTGGAAAAGCTTCACTTGATGTTTTCGG GTTATTCCTCTGCACCTCCcacctgctttttcttctgtgggaATTTTTCATCGGCGCCATATGGCAAAAATCAAATCCAGTCCCTGAAAG GTTCTTTGAAAGCTCTGGCAGATATTATATGTGAATATCCCAGCATCCATAAAAG tagtCGATTTGTGTTTGTCCCTGGTCCTGAAGATCCTGGGCCTGGTTCTATTTTACCAAG ACCCCCCCTGGCTGAAAATATCACTCAGGAATTCAGACAGCTGGTGCCATTTTCAGTTTTCACCACAAATCCCTGCAG GATTCAGTACTGCACCCAAGAAATCATCATTTTTCGGGAGGATTTGATCAACAAAATGTGCAGGAACTGTGTTCGCTTCCCAAGCAGCAACATGGACATTCCCAACCAT tttgtGAAGACCATTTTGTCGCAGGGACACCTGACCCCGCTGCCCCTGTACGTCAGCCCCGTGTTCTGGGCCTATGATTATTCCCTGAGGGTTTATCCCCTGCCAGACCTGCTGGTCACTGCTGACAAACACGACCCCTTCACTGTCACCAACAGTGACTGCCTCTGCATCAACCCT GGTTCATTTCCCAGAAGCGGATTTTCCTTCAAGGTGTACTACCCCTCCAACAAGACAGTTGAAGACAg CAAGCTTCAAGGACTCTGA
- the DNAAF2 gene encoding protein kintoun has protein sequence MPTGDTEGHPGQVATCPPFRARQDEASLTLLLLVPGIQPQSFRGDVGSQHYSLRFRTATAAFALFLRVPAAASLLSPESSVSVSAHNAVVRLAKGPGSTGLWDSFSFGLEPSALQERLFVSEENIDGFLGTAFCPSPCSQSALESQPLIEVLDVTEDRIQIRVEPAERDGEGTLGSSGGALAGQTDSNYPETKAETKCPAAEGRAEGSGPAPTAGTMGKAACASHHCLQHEPPAASSATAGGSARKEPDLESAAAAGDAAPAPGSGKRELPGGEDGEAPPGMGSRAGSPVLREVNPEDGSERILRDHRARCPVLFHNSLLYQLD, from the exons ATGCCCACCGGGGACACCGAGGGCCACCCCGGGCAGGTGGCCACGTGCCCTCCCTTCCGCGCCCGGCAGGACGAGGCGTCCCTCAcgctgctcctgctggtgccCGGCATCCAGCCGCAGAGCTTCCGTGGGGACGTGGGCAGCCAGCACTACAGCCTGCGCTTCCGCACCGCCACCGCCGCCTTCGCGCTGTTCCTGCGGGTCCCTGCCGCGGCATCGCTGCTGTCCCCCGAGAGCAGCGTCAGCGTCTCTGCCCACAACGCCGTGGTGCGGCTCGCCAAGGGCCCCGGCAGCACCGGCCTCTGGGACAGCTTCAGCTTCGGCCTGGagccctctgccctgcag gAAAGATTGTTTGTCAGTGAGGAGAACATTGATGGATTTCTAGGCACTGCTTTCTGCCCTTCCCCTTGCTCCCAATCAGCACTGGAAAGCCAGCCATTAATTGAAGTGCTGGATGTTACTGAGGACAGAATTCAAATCAGGGTGGAG CCAGCAGAACGTGATGGAGAAGGAACACTTGGCAGCTCAGGGGGAGCCCTTGCTGGACAGACCGACAGCAACTACCCCGAAACAAAGGCAGAAACAAAGTGTCCTGCAGCTGAGGGACGTGCCGAGGGATCCggcccagctcccacagctggaacaatgggaaaagcagcctgtgcTTCGCACCATTGTTTGCAGCATGAACCTCCTGCCGCCAGTTCAGCGACTGCTGGCGGATCCGCGAGAAAGGAGCCCGATTTagaaagtgctgctgcagcaggagacgCAGCCCCGGCGCCAGGCTCTGGGAAACGAGAACTGCCGGggggtgaggatggggaggcGCCCCcggggatgggcagcagggcgGGGTCCCCAGTCCTGCGGGAGGTGAACCCCGAGGACGGCAGCGAGCGGATCCTCCGCGACCACCGAGCGCGCTGCCCCGTCCTGTTCCACAACTCTCTGCTCTACCAGCTGGATTAG